One segment of Helicobacter anatolicus DNA contains the following:
- a CDS encoding DUF2147 domain-containing protein: MRFILFCLFLCIGFTKDISGYYLLPKNEKGIESIVRIFKHDQKYYAYGFASKDGKSAGLDIKNPDATLRNREVRGILFVWDLENQENSNKFFNGRIYNYADGKTYYLKGESIDDMLIFKASVDSKGLFGKTLKWKKMTDEEMRDFIDKDVYFDDVQLQLDKKRK; the protein is encoded by the coding sequence ATGCGTTTTATTTTATTTTGTCTATTTTTATGTATAGGCTTTACTAAGGATATTTCTGGCTATTATCTTTTGCCAAAAAATGAGAAAGGTATAGAAAGCATAGTAAGAATTTTTAAACATGATCAAAAATATTATGCTTATGGTTTTGCTTCAAAAGATGGAAAATCTGCAGGGTTAGATATAAAAAATCCAGATGCAACTTTGCGTAATAGAGAAGTTCGTGGCATATTGTTTGTTTGGGATTTAGAAAATCAGGAAAATAGCAACAAATTTTTTAATGGAAGAATCTATAACTATGCTGATGGTAAGACTTATTACCTTAAAGGAGAAAGCATAGATGATATGTTAATTTTTAAGGCAAGTGTAGATTCTAAGGGATTATTTGGAAAAACATTAAAGTGGAAAAAAATGACAGATGAAGAGATGAGAGATTTTATAGACAAAGATGTGTATTTTGATGATGTGCAATTGCAGTTAGATAAGAAAAGAAAATAA
- a CDS encoding type IIG restriction enzyme/methyltransferase encodes MINFKSIILKDFVKPYSPPSPSQEVMESFSQTIQDFLQRAFMQSDEEFQKNEINRFLAKTYGYDCNTLGKVDSAIYVDREAQVLIEVKAFENKAEFPKDSPLSKAFYESILYFLRETQIANNNSIKHIILCNPYEFYLFDAKSFNIFSKDKKIQKFYKNCDGKEGTNTKTEKFYADLENYLKDEFEGELPYTYFSFQNNLSIQELTIIYQLLSPQVLLKARKTIDANTLNKNFYDELLYILGLQEVVENGKILIKPSSTPNTLSHAISQVYQDIDEESIFTLITTWNNRILFLRLLESMLLGFKHIDKPFLDFSTIRDFKTLQTLFFEVLAKKQDSRSPSLPKDFLSIPYLNSSLFDKTSLEYQGKEIGMLDSLSLTLFSHSILRKDPRFKNKETLPLLEYLFEFLHAYDFTTTPKDISDGIKQNHDLLINSAVLGLVFEKLNGYKEGSFYTPSFITSFMCKESITQAVLEKFNSIYSWKCKNLKELREEMGFKGFLEYREEYFKTLLSITICDPAVGSGHFLVSALNEMIKIAYTLRLIPSLYESTLELENDEIQIKTQDKLHQYIKPTSMEQLSHQIQKEMFDLKKSIIENCLFGVDINPNSCEITKLRLWIELLKYSYYLFDENGKNTNALETLPNIDINIKCGNSLISYFDLKQSLTHYPNIKPRIQNYKNMVKNYKEGFFSDKTKLNSQIKELLTAFQKFCFKDKYKKEMQTFQKQCDKYRELYGNYLAKDDDELVLYISENPFPKYEHINEAQEEIHKQACKDFSSLKQAYNTLYNLSSNNPFEWRFEFPEVLDDEGNFKGFDCVIGNPPYGASLTDFEKKKYKEIYKSSSNDTAQLFIFLADKLLCKNGINTFIVPKALTFATNWKQIREFLKPNVSQIIDCGKAWSYVLLEMIIYSKKKDTPTHSYVTGFLNEEQGISQVLEIPKEYIDLFNLYPNDLSQKELEMGVKIRKKIPLNLIDCGENVWGDVFYKHINNKGELQVYGGKEIQRYFIKGIKGYISNSLKISPKSIIRENSVLMQRIIAHIERPNPHIKMIGTIVKNPNNIRIVNTIHQIICKNEFPNCYILALLHSKFLNWYCYRFAFAKAIRTFQFSTETAMRIPIPKITESNQSIADEIIALVEEILKAKEQNPKANTQELEKEIDSLVYSLYTLTPEEIAIIEGKE; translated from the coding sequence ATGATTAATTTTAAGTCTATCATTCTTAAAGATTTTGTTAAGCCCTATTCTCCTCCAAGTCCATCTCAAGAAGTGATGGAAAGTTTTTCTCAAACGATTCAAGATTTTTTACAAAGAGCTTTTATGCAAAGTGATGAGGAATTCCAAAAAAATGAAATCAATAGGTTTCTAGCCAAAACCTATGGTTATGACTGCAATACTTTAGGTAAAGTCGATAGTGCAATTTATGTTGATAGAGAAGCGCAAGTGCTTATTGAAGTCAAGGCCTTTGAAAACAAAGCTGAATTCCCCAAAGATAGTCCATTATCTAAAGCCTTCTATGAATCAATCCTGTATTTTCTTAGAGAAACTCAAATAGCAAACAATAATTCCATCAAGCATATTATTCTTTGCAATCCTTATGAATTTTATCTCTTTGATGCCAAGAGTTTTAATATTTTTTCTAAAGACAAAAAAATCCAAAAATTCTACAAAAATTGTGATGGCAAAGAGGGGACAAATACCAAGACTGAGAAGTTTTATGCCGATTTGGAGAATTATCTCAAAGATGAGTTTGAAGGAGAGCTTCCTTATACTTATTTTTCCTTTCAAAATAATCTCTCTATCCAAGAGCTTACAATAATTTATCAACTCTTAAGCCCTCAAGTGCTTCTTAAGGCTAGAAAAACTATTGATGCTAATACGCTTAATAAAAATTTTTATGATGAGCTTTTGTATATCCTAGGACTACAAGAAGTAGTTGAAAATGGAAAAATCCTCATTAAGCCTAGCAGCACTCCTAATACTCTTTCACACGCGATCTCTCAAGTTTATCAAGATATTGATGAAGAGAGTATTTTTACCCTTATCACCACTTGGAATAATAGAATCTTATTTCTTAGGCTTTTAGAATCTATGCTTTTGGGCTTTAAACATATTGATAAGCCTTTTTTGGATTTTTCAACCATCAGAGACTTTAAAACCCTCCAAACCCTCTTTTTTGAAGTGTTGGCAAAAAAGCAAGATTCTCGCTCTCCCTCACTTCCTAAGGATTTTCTCTCTATTCCATATTTAAATTCTAGTTTATTTGACAAGACATCTTTAGAATATCAGGGCAAAGAAATTGGAATGCTTGATTCTTTATCCCTTACTCTTTTTTCTCATTCAATCCTTAGAAAAGATCCAAGGTTCAAAAACAAAGAAACTCTGCCTTTGCTTGAATATCTTTTTGAATTTCTTCACGCTTATGATTTTACCACTACGCCCAAAGATATTAGCGATGGGATAAAACAAAATCACGATCTCCTTATTAATTCAGCCGTACTTGGACTTGTATTTGAAAAACTCAATGGTTATAAAGAAGGAAGCTTTTATACCCCAAGTTTTATCACAAGCTTTATGTGTAAAGAGAGTATTACTCAAGCTGTTTTAGAGAAGTTTAATTCTATTTATTCTTGGAAGTGCAAAAACTTAAAAGAGCTAAGAGAGGAAATGGGATTCAAAGGATTTCTTGAGTATAGAGAGGAATATTTTAAAACCTTGCTTTCAATAACAATCTGCGACCCTGCTGTCGGATCTGGGCATTTTTTAGTCTCTGCACTTAATGAAATGATAAAAATTGCCTACACTCTTAGATTAATTCCCTCACTCTATGAATCTACTTTAGAGTTAGAAAATGATGAAATCCAAATTAAAACACAAGATAAACTTCATCAATATATTAAACCAACTTCTATGGAGCAACTCTCCCATCAAATCCAAAAAGAAATGTTTGATCTCAAAAAGTCCATCATTGAAAACTGCCTTTTTGGCGTGGATATCAACCCAAATTCTTGTGAGATCACCAAGCTTAGGCTATGGATAGAGCTTCTTAAATACAGCTACTATCTCTTTGATGAAAATGGTAAAAATACCAATGCGCTTGAAACTCTTCCAAATATTGATATTAATATCAAGTGTGGAAACAGCCTGATTTCGTATTTTGATCTCAAACAAAGCTTGACACATTATCCCAATATCAAGCCAAGAATTCAAAACTATAAAAATATGGTAAAAAACTATAAAGAAGGGTTCTTTAGCGACAAAACTAAACTAAACTCTCAAATTAAGGAATTGTTGACTGCTTTTCAAAAATTTTGTTTCAAAGACAAATATAAAAAAGAAATGCAGACTTTTCAAAAACAATGTGATAAGTACAGAGAACTCTATGGTAACTATTTAGCTAAAGATGACGATGAATTAGTTTTATATATTTCAGAGAATCCTTTTCCAAAATATGAACACATTAATGAAGCTCAAGAAGAAATCCACAAACAAGCCTGTAAAGATTTCTCAAGCCTTAAACAAGCTTATAATACACTCTATAATCTCTCAAGCAATAATCCTTTTGAATGGCGGTTTGAATTCCCTGAAGTGCTAGATGATGAAGGTAATTTCAAAGGATTTGATTGTGTGATTGGCAATCCGCCTTATGGAGCTTCACTTACAGATTTTGAAAAGAAAAAATACAAAGAAATTTACAAATCAAGTTCAAATGATACAGCACAGCTTTTTATATTTTTGGCAGATAAGCTTTTGTGCAAAAATGGAATCAATACTTTTATTGTCCCAAAAGCTTTGACATTTGCGACAAACTGGAAACAAATTAGAGAGTTTTTGAAACCAAATGTGAGTCAAATTATAGATTGTGGCAAGGCATGGAGCTATGTTTTGCTTGAAATGATTATCTACTCAAAGAAAAAAGACACTCCAACCCATAGCTATGTTACTGGGTTCTTGAATGAAGAGCAGGGGATTTCCCAAGTGCTTGAAATTCCAAAAGAGTATATTGATCTTTTCAACCTATATCCCAATGATTTATCTCAAAAAGAACTAGAGATGGGAGTAAAAATAAGAAAGAAAATACCTTTAAATCTTATTGATTGTGGAGAGAATGTTTGGGGGGATGTTTTTTACAAGCATATCAACAATAAAGGTGAATTACAAGTTTATGGGGGTAAAGAAATTCAAAGATATTTTATTAAAGGAATCAAGGGATATATTTCTAACTCTTTAAAAATAAGTCCAAAATCGATAATTAGAGAAAATAGTGTTTTGATGCAGAGAATTATTGCTCACATTGAAAGACCAAATCCACACATAAAAATGATAGGAACGATTGTGAAAAATCCCAATAATATAAGAATTGTCAATACCATTCATCAGATTATTTGCAAAAATGAGTTTCCAAATTGCTATATCTTGGCTCTTTTGCACTCAAAATTTTTAAATTGGTATTGTTATCGTTTTGCCTTTGCAAAAGCAATAAGGACATTTCAATTTTCAACAGAAACAGCAATGCGTATCCCAATCCCAAAAATCACAGAATCCAACCAATCTATAGCAGATGAAATCATCGCTTTAGTCGAGGAGATTTTAAAAGCAAAAGAGCAAAACCCAAAAGCCAACACCCAAGAGCTAGAAAAAGAAATTGATTCCCTAGTCTATTCCCTCTACACTCTCACTCCTGAAGAAATCGCAATCATTGAAGGAAAGGAGTGA